The Garra rufa chromosome 23, GarRuf1.0, whole genome shotgun sequence genome includes a region encoding these proteins:
- the LOC141299188 gene encoding long-chain fatty acid transport protein 6 has translation MIWAISTLAVGIATLLLVQRKFYPYFWDDLMYYVKVRRVGRAMMARMKSGVVTYLQCFELQARNIPDKPFVVFEEQILTYRDVDERSNRFANVLQSHCGLKHGDVVALLMNNEADFICVWFGLCKLGCEVAFLNFNIKAQSLLHCLNSCGAKALVIGSDLIGGLDEVLTDTGLEVWVAAESSTHQNIRTLLDKLETASPEKPTIDAPQPNLMSNFLFIFTSGTTGLPKAARISHIKAVMCMAFLRLCGARARDRVYLTLPLYHMSASLLGIGGCIELGATCVLKRKFSASQFWKDCVKYDITVFQYIGELCRYLVNQPKTSEEVAHKVRLAAGSGLRADVWKEFLRRFGKIQICEAYGLTEASIGFVNYTAEIGPIGRASYFNKLSLPFEFLKCHPQTYEPIRTDTGHCIKVSKGEAGLLVAPVTFTNPFLGYAGDKAMSERKLLRDVFRTGDVYFNTGDLMLQDHRDFVYFKDRVGDTFRWKGENVSTTEVSEVLGCLDFLLDVSVYGVTVPGYEGRVGMAAVVLKDGHGLDGERLYGHLLQTLPPYAWPWFLRVQTSLDVTDTFKQQKGRLVQQGFSPDTVQQPLYFLDASQKTYTALSAQLYDDIVSGKIRL, from the exons ATGATCTGGGCCATCAGCACTCTGGCCGTCGGCATCGCCACTCTTCTGCTCGTTCAGAGGAAGTTTTACCCGTACTTTTGGGACGACTTGATGTATTACGTGAAAGTTCGGCGCGTGGGGAGGGCGATGATGGCGAGGATGAAGAGCGGAGTTGTCACATATCTCCAGTGCTTTGAGCTCCAAGCCAGAAACATCCCGGACAAACCGTTCGTTGTGTTCGAGGAGCAGATCCTGACCTACAGAGACGTGGATGAGCGGAGTAACCGATTCGCGAACGTGTTGCAATCGCACTGCGGTCTGAAACACGGCGATGTTGTGGCGCTTCTGATGAATAACGAGGCGGACTTTATTTGCGTTTGGTTCGGACTCTGTAAACTGGGCTGCGAGGTCGCGTTTCTCAACTTTAACATCAAAGCTCAGTCGCTGCTGCACTGTTTGAACAGCTGTGGAGCCAAAGCGCTCGTCATTGGCTCAG ACTTGATCGGGGGTCTGGATGAGGTGCTGACGGACACTGGGCTTGAGGTTTGGGTGGCAGCAGAGAGCTCCACGCACCAGAACATCCGGACGCTGCTGGACAAGCTGGAAACCGCCTCTCCAGAGAAGCCCACGATTGACGCCCCTCAGCCCAACCTCATGTCCAACTTCCTGTTCATCTTCACGTCCGGCACGACAG GACTGCCGAAAGCTGCTCGAATCAGTCACATCAAAGCGGTGATGTGTATGGCCTTCCTCCGTCTGTGTGGCGCTCGTGCCCGCGATAGAGTCTATCTGACGCTGCCGCTCTATCACATGTCTGCGTCGCTGCTCGGCATCGGCGGCTGCATCGAACTCG GGGCCACGTGTGTTTTGAAGAGGAAGTTCTCTGCCAGCCAGTTTTGGAAAGACTGTGTGAAGTAtgatattactgtgtttcagtataTTGGAGAACTCTGTCGATATTTGGTCAATCAACCAAAG ACTTCAGAGGAAGTGGCTCATAAAGTTCGCCTCGCTGCAGGAAGTGGTCTTAGAGCTGATGTTTGGAAGGAGTTTCTCAGACGGTTTGGAAAAATCCAAATTTGTGAAGCTTACGGTTTAACAGAGGCCAGCATTGGCTTTGTTAATTACACTGCTGAAATTGGACCGATTGGGCGAGCCAGTTATTTTAATAAG CTCAGTTTGCCATTTGAATTTTTAAAGTGTCATCCACAAACGTATGAACCCATACGGACGGACACAGGACACTGCATTAAAGTGAGTAAAG GGGAAGCAGGGTTACTGGTGGCTCCAGTGACGTTCACCAACCCTTTCCTGGGCTACGCGGGTGATAAAGCCATGTCCGAAAGGAAGCTGCTGAGGGACGTCTTTAGGACTGGAGACGTGTATTTCAACACTGGAGATCTGATGCTCCAGGACCACAGAGACTTCGTCTACTTCAAGGACAGGGTTGGAGACACGTTCAG GTGGAAAGGAGAGAACGTCTCCACCACGGAGGTGTCTGAAGTGTTGGGCTGCCTGGACTTCCTGCTGGATGTCAGTGTGTACGGCGTCACTGTACCAG GATACGAGGGTCGAGTGGGAATGGCGGCGGTCGTGTTGAAGGACGGTCATGGATTGGACGGAGAGAGGCTCTACGGTCATCTGCTCCAGACTCTTCCTCCGTACGCCTGGCCGTGGTTTCTGAGAGTTCAG ACTTCCTTAGACGTGACGGATACGTTCAAGCAGCAGAAGGGCAGGCTGGTGCAGCAGGGCTTCAGTCCAGATACGGTCCAGCAGCCGCTCTACTTCCTGGACGCTTCCCAGAAAACCTACACGGCCCTCAGCGCACAGCTGTATGACGACATCGTGTCAGGCAAGATCAGGCTTTAG